Within the Garra rufa chromosome 16, GarRuf1.0, whole genome shotgun sequence genome, the region AACAAGAAGTTTAAATGATGGAAAGAATTATAAAACTCCTTCATGATGGAAATCCAACATGGATTGTGGCAAAAGAAGTTGGGTCTAAGTTGGAAATTGTTTCTAAAATTTGGTGTAAGTATAAACAAAATGGAGATCAGATCAAGGAAGATATCAAAGCGTCAAGATAGAAAACTCGAAGCAAATTGccttaaaaatagaaaatgcacAACGAAACAAATGAAGAACAAATAGGCAGAAACAGGAGTCGATGTGTGTGACAGAACTGTAAGAAACCGGCTGAATGAAATGAGATTTACATATAGAAAGGCCAAATGAAAACCAGCGTTAACacctaaacaaaagaaaacaagattagaGTGGGCTAAAGAGAAGAAGTCATGGAGTGTTGATGATTGGATGAAAGTGATATTCAGTGATGAATCACAAATATACAATGGACAAGAATATAATGCTGGATCTTTTGTCTTGTGCCATTCTAATGAAGTGTATAAAGAGGACTGTCTGAAGAAAACTATCAAATTTTCCAACTCATTTCTAATATGGGTTTGGCATGTCAGATTGAAGACCAGGGAAATGGCAATCCTTACCTCAACAGATAATTCACAGGTTTACACTGAAACTTCAGACACTTTTCTTATTGCATCAATAGAAAAGAAGTTTGGTGATGATGTTAGTATGATAATGCACCTTGCCACAGAGCAAATGTGTTAAAGGTTTTCTTCAGGAAAGGCACATCAACTCAGTGACATGGTCTGCAAATAGTCCAGATCTGAGTCTGATTGAAACTGTATGCTGGAAATTGAAAAACTGGTCCATGACAAGGCTACATCTTGCAAAGCTGATCTGTCAACCGCTATTGAAGAAAGTTGGAACCAGCTTGATgaagaatattgtttttcattagtgAAGTCCATGCCCTAAAGATTTCAGGTCGTCATAAATGCCAGAAGAGGAGCAACACAGTATCaattgtgttttttggttgatgattccagaattttttcctcaacattgaatgattccATACTTTTTCCCtgtacttgatatggaaaataattttccattaattaaaaGAGCTTAATCTCATTTGTGTGAGGTATGTTTCATTTCTGTGATTTgttatgaagtaaaaaaaaatggatgaaagTCTAAGTGTGGCGATTCCATattttttgccaggggttgtatgtataatttttaataaaagtttttttttttttttttttttttttgtgatgtcaACCATTCCCAACCATTTTTGGTTCACCAAAGAACCTTCCAGTGATCAGTTCAGGTCTTAGTGTTTGaagaacaatttaataatcaaactTTTTTCACTAAAAAGAAATGTTTATCCAATAGAAAGTTTCCATtgatgttctttatggaaccgtgCTGATAAAGATAAGAtaccaaaaataattttttttcttttttaagttgagacactgcaggcaaaaacacagtttttttcatgcacctgtcaagtttgagattttggtctttttggtttttcataaagtgttttttttttttttttcagactagtggaaggaaaacatccaaaagacacctttaagtgtttcttttatagcactttatctatttgtgtcaatagatttcaattacaatacatatttttaaaggcagttttctcaaaatgagtattttctcctgcactgagccataaatctccacttcagtagcacttacacacaccacactttacatttgtattcctgtctatatcctgaaggtttttacagagggatttgttttatatataataaaagtattaaatcagtatattagaatgatttctgaagaatcacatgACACTAAagacactggagtaatggctgataaaaattgaTGAGCATAATaggtttaaaagaaaaaacattaaaaatcttactgatcccaaacttttgagcagtgtatatcattttttcttttttttttctctttgtgaTGCCAACCAttcataaccatttttggttccccaaagaacctttcagtgatcagTTCTGTTAGTGTCTGAAGAAAATTTTAATCTGAGCTCATCTGCCAATGGTCGACAAAATAGTAGACAAAATAGCTAGTCGACAAAATGCAGAAGTGTTTAACAGGTGTCACAGCTTCAGATCTTAACTCTCAAACACACTTCCATTTAGAAAATCTGTAGGATTTCACCAGAGTTTGAACCTGGAAGTATCAGACAAAAACCTGACAGTGTTATTTCTCGACAACTCGACCTTCTTTGATAAATTGTGCTGTGTTTGATAAAGTGAGCGCGGCTCAGAAACGCCCCTCATTTCCTCTCCCTGCCAGGCACAATGAATAATGTTGCTGCTCATTGTGTCCACACAGATTCTTTCTTCTGCCCCGGGTGGGTGGAAATCAAGGCATTTGATCTGAATTCTGAAGAGTCTTGTTAGCCTCCATAAAGAGCCGCATTGTGTATAAATGGGTTATATAAGTGCATATGACAGCCGTGGTGCAGGGTTGTGGCTAGTAGCGCGTAAATCCTGTGCATTTGCAAAGGGCATGCTGATCTTTAGCGAGGCCGTTAGCCGCTTCCTGGAAATGTCTCTTTATTATCACAGCTGAAGGTAAATCGCTCTTTTCATACACCATAATCCAACATGGAGATATTCCTTTGACTTCTCAGTGTTCTTTTTGGACTACATTGGAAAGTTGAAATCTGAGACTTGAGATTGATCATATAGTTTGACCAAAGCTCATATCCGATATTAGTGTTTATGTGGAGATGTTGTGTGGGCCAACTGAAAGCCTGCTATTGGCCAGGTTGTGTTGTGTCAGGTGACGACATGTGCTGCCAGACCATCGCCCAAGATCTAAACCAGCTCCAGATTAACCAcaactcatttttatttcagtcagCCAAGTATCCAAATGCCAAGAACTCAGTCTGTTGTCGTTCAGGTTTGGAGCTGGTACAGCGTAAGCTGCTTTCTCACGGGCTGAACCTGGTAAATTATCACTCAGATTGAACATTTTCTAGTTTAGCATTGTATTATATCTGTTAGGATTACAGTAATCTTGAATGTTGTGTTATTGTAAGTTTAAAAGTTGAAGTTCTGAGTATGTTATACACATTGCCGTTCTAAAtgtgtaataaaaatgtaattaattgctAGTAATTGCTAGATTACTGTACTAATTACTCTCTGTAAAAAGTATTGGATTACTTATTACTAATTGCATTAAAaatgccatatgtgaccctggagcacaaaatcagctgtatttgtagcaataggcaaaaatacattgtatgggtcaaaattattaggattttaagtaaagatcatgctccatgaagacattttgtacatttcctaccagaaatatatcaaaacttgattagtaatatgcattgctaagaacttcatttgaagaactttaaagacgattttctcaatattttttttttgcaccctcagattccagatttacaaacagttgtatctcagccaaatattgttctatcctaacaaaccatacatcaatggaaagcttatttatttttcagattatgtattaatctcaatttcaaaaaatggacacTAGTTTTGTGGTCACCTACACAATAGAAGGATGCATATGAAACTGCTTTcaaataaataacacaaaattGCATAAATTATTCTTGAACTAATCAAAGTATCTAAAGGCAGAAAACatacagtacattttaaaattaaatgttacattttgaagTTAAATCCACTATTGTTTCATATagaattgttattaataatataattccATCAGAGGTAACTCAGAGGTAATTAAATTAGAGAAGAAGTAAGAAATGGGATCAGTAGATTTTTCATGCTTCTTAaaattttctttattattttacggaacctgtgatactttttttcaggattctttgatgaataaaatgttaaaaagaacagcatttatttataatagaaatcttttgtaacaataaacactaactttcaaaatttggggtcagtcatttttctttctttctttctttctttaaaagaaactaatacttttattaaattgataaaaagtgatagtaaagacttatattgttagaaaagatttatattttgaataaatgctgttcttttttaactttttattcatcaaataattttttaaaaagtatcacaggttcctttcactaataatgataatgaaagtaataaatcagcatattagaatggtttctgaaggaaatttcatgtgacactgaagactggagtcagAGCTACAAAACTTCAGCTTTacttcactgaaataaattatattttacagtatatttaaagtatattaaaataaaaactttttatatatataaactttgcaataatataacttttttctgtatttttgatcaaataaatggaactttgataagcataagaggcttaaaaaaaaaaaaaaaaaaaacttaaacgtcctactgatcccaaacttttgagcagcagtgtatgtataattttttaataaatgtttcttttttttttcttttgtgatgCCAATTattccaaagaacctttcagtgatcagATCTGTTCTTAgtgtttgaagaacattttaatcatATAACCTTTTTCGCTAAAAAGAAACATTCATCCAATAGAAAGTTTCCATTGATGCTAATAAAGaagcttttttacttttttaaacggagacactacaggcaaaaactgttttttcatgcacctgtcaagtttaagattttgggctttttgcttttcgtaaagtgttttttcagactagtgggaagaaaacatccaaaagacactgttaagtgtttcttttatagcactttatctatttgtgtcaatagatttaaattacaacacatatttttaaaggctgttttctcaatatgagtttttttctcctacactgagccataaatctccacttcagtagcacttacacacaccacactttacatttttattctggtctatatcctgaaggttttaacagagggatttgttcatacatttgattttatacatttcatctatttaaaaatagtaaaaaatcttgttttctgcattttgttttctgaattatgaagtgACCAAATAAAATacccaaaaatataaaaacataacaaggattttgaaactgacttcatccagtgttaatttttttgtactagaaatgtatgcaaattagtgcatatatcattaaataaagatcatttgtatatttaaacctGAGATTTTAGaacacttgtaatacaaaaaatgtttgcaattatcaatgtaatcaatcaactgagtaaggcTTCAAACTtctaaggcgagacactgcatgAATAggataataaaaataactaataggtatcaccttacttactcagttgattgattacatcgATAACTGCAAACCTTTTtcgtattacaagttttctaaaatgttaggttttaaaatgcaaatgagacattatttaatgacgtttcgaaattcttgtttaatttttttgacatattagagtcaaatgtttttacagaggggatctcattttgtcactccataattcagaaaattattttttttttaccatttttgagggggaaaaaaaaatgtataaaatcaagcaaatgatatctgaacaaatccctctgtaaaaaccttcaggatatagacaggaataaaaatgtaaagtttggtgtaagtgcgactgaagtggagatttatggctcagtgtaggagaaaaaaataattgagaaaacagcctttaaaaatatggattgtaattgaaatctattgacacaaatagataaagtgctataaaataaatacttaagtCTCTTAGATGTTTTCTtgccactagtctgaaaaaacactatgaaaaaccaaaaaaatctcaaaatctcaaacttgacaggtgcatgaaaaaacttgaGCTTGATGAAAACACAGATTAAAGTCATTGTGCTTTGCTTCCTCTTCTCTGCAGTCCTCGAATCAACCATGAATTGGGCATCGTTTTATGCGGTGATCAGCGGTGTGAACAGACACTCGACCGGCATCGGCCGCATCTGGCTGTCGGTGATCTTCATCTTCCGGATCATGGTGCTGGTGGTGGCGGCGGAGAGCGTGTGGGGAGACGAGAAGTCCGGCTTCACCTGCAACACCCAGCAGCCCGGCTGCAACAGCGTGTGCTACGACCAGTTCTTCCCCATCTCCCACATCCGCCTCTGGGCTCTGCAGCTCATCCTGGTGTCCACGCCGGCCCTGCTGGTGGCCATGCACGTCGCGCACCGCCGGCACATCGAGAAGAAGATCCTCAAGATATCCGGCAGAGGGAACGCCAAGGACTTCGAGAACATCAAGAGCCAGAAGTTCAAGATCACCGGTGCTCTCTGGTGGACCTACATGATCAGCATCGTCTTCCGCATCGTGTTCGAGGTGGTTTTCTTGTACATTTTTTACGTAATCTATCCGGACATCAAGATGGTCCGTCTGGTGAAGTGTGACTCCTACCCCTGTCCGAATACGGTGGACTGCTTCGTGTCCCGTCCCACGGAGAAGACCGTTTTTACCATCTTCATGCTGGCCGTGTCTGGAATCTGCGTCTTGTTGAACATCGCGGAGATTATGTATTTAATAGGCCGGGCCTGTATGAAATATTTCCAAGGAGGGGTAGGAGAACCGAAAGCACCGTGGCTCACTCAAAAACTGGCCACCTACAAGCAGAACGAAATAAACCAGCTGATATCAGAGCATTCCTTCAAACCCAGATTCAACGTCGGGCGGAAGCCTCCCACGGATAGGAGCGAACGCTGCTCTGCTTTCTAGATGGATCAGTAATTAATGGATGTCTGTAATCATATTAATCAGTTTCATACTTTGTTACTTTGGTTTAATGGACCCTCTACATGTGAGGAGTGATCATGGATAAAAAATATGCTGGAGAACCATCAACATGTTTGAAATGATGCAAGTGTCCATCTTGTCCTCAAAAGCAGATCagggcctgtattcacaaaacatcttaacgCTAAAAGTAGCTCTTGACCTGCCGTTTTAGGAGttcatcttaaaaataatgggtgtgtcagtcctaaatttagcaCTCCTACATTTTTGCTTTTGCTTTGAGTATTTCACAAagtgttttagcactaaaactagctcctaaatctgtgaaatgtaAGGAGTAGTGAGGAGGACTCACTAAAACCAAACCCCAAACTATCCTAAATTGGCTATGCCTCGGAAGGGAAACTTCTTAGAAACACACTGCATTTGTTCGCACACATAGGTTATGTTTTCCCACGcatcttttcttttgtttttttcttttggaggttatcccaactcTGAATTTCAcagtcattgcacactgagtccgaagtTTCCATCCAatttttttgcacgttaaaaataaatacgacctcacgttgtgtcagtcacgtttaaagaggtcatcggatgcaaaaataacttttacatgaacattaatgtgtgttggcagtttgtgaacacaaccaccctacaatgataaaaatccacccagttttttttttatcttaaaaagtattatcccctttttaaaatcaggtcattctcagcttcttgtgggtgtgagtcacacagacagaggcccctcccacgatagttgattgacatgagcgccttaccttagccccgccctcaccgagctgaaacagtccgactctgatctccattgtgtgactcaggagcagaggaagactctgattgagcgattgaggtgttctgttgttagatgtaataataaacacagcagtcgtcatttactcccgacatctgagccgctgaagacaccgAGGATAATGTTActattgtttttaaaaggaaagcaccgatcctgatctacatatgcatctatgttcttgtgaatcattcctgatgcagcttcacccacagcagaagtgactataaggggtttttatgcatctttgcaaacaccTTTCTTAatatgtgcttgttggcaagtttcaccactaaagtaaacattacggctcataatcccacagcagagaggggcaggacgagcagagctcatttgcatttaaaggaccatgcaataaaatgagttgattttttgcagagctgattttgacaaggtaaaagttttttttttacactactgttgagaatttttaaccaaagcataTTATAGACtcttcattaagaccctaaagaatcatatgaacttgtggaaaatgggcatccgatgacccctttatgaCTCAgaattttttatgatggacgaaagtttcggaggcaatGTGCCGTTATTGACGTGAGGTTTTATTGATTTTTCAATGTGTGAAAATTTCAGACTGAGTGTGCAATGGCCTTTACACACTTCCTCTGAAACTTTGTCTGTCATAAAAAAATTAAGATCAGATTCAATTTACTGCATTTTTCACATCCGTAGCAAGAATTTtaagaggtgttttgacagttcagagccaccgtacaagcaaacgccaaaatccagaattgcatTTGACAAATTCATCCACATATTCTTGCAGCACAAAGCTTTGTAAAGGTCCCTGTACACTGAGTTCATagaaattagtggtcttctttataatGTATGGCTCCATTAACGCTAGCAAAGCATCAAAGTTTACTGACATGCTAAAGTAAGCTTTGAATCAGCCAGGATCATCCAGCAGCCCATCAATATGGTggtgcgcacaaaaagtattctctcctTCCACTCTATTGAATGGACCAATAtgtcctttcttttttctctttttaagaagggAATGGACAACAAAATCATCCTCACTGCCTGAAGAttccattttgtattgttttgctttttttttcgtaAGAGATGAATTACTACGCattggactcagtgtgcaaggtttctgtgcGTCACGTTTTTGAAAGAGGAATACTGCCatttaggagaacttttagtgATAAGATAAAAAgttttgtgaatatgggcccAGAAGAATAGTTGGGTTTCACACTACACATTAAAAGGTAAGCAAACACTGGGGAGTGTAAATGGTTTGACCAAAAAACACTTGACCAACAGAGGGTCTTCACATCACAGATTGACCTTTTGTctcaatacaaaaataaaaactttgtttGGCATGGTTTGCTGTGTTGCATGAAAGTGGAGTAGATAGTATGTTTTAacctttttaatgtattattgttattttaaataatttattgaaaACAGAAGCCCTCAACCATAAAACAAGCTGTTTGGAAATGGATGTATGGATGAAAACAGAAGCCCTAAAGTATGACATATCCTGTTGGCCATACTTGTTGATATTTTGAGCATCCGATATAATGCTAGAAGAATGCTACATTGACAAAATAGAAATTTTTGATTGCGTTGATGTTTGAGCTACAATTTTCTGGCTTTCAAGTTAATCAAAATGCCCTTTTGCATTAATTTAAGTTCCATTTTCAGTTTACTTTGACATGTCAATGATTTGGGAAAATGGCTGTTTAAATTCATGTTGACTTTCTGTTAGAATTTCGTTGGGAAGTTGATTTAAAGGGAATTTTCTTAACTTTTCTGTCTCTTGCAGAACAAGCACATATTTATTGAAAGGACAAAACAGACTTGAGGCCGCATTGTTTTACTTTGATTGTAAATGCTTCTTTGTTCTCACAGTGTAAAGTTATACTAGCAATCACAGCCTTATCTAACACCTTTCAGGTGCCATACAATCACATACAACTGACCGTCTGTCCTGCTCTAGTACGACTGGAAAATAAGATTTTCTTCGCAGGACTTTGATGCAGCTTTTTGCTTGCAGTATCAACTTTGTCATTAAAGAATTGCATTATGTTGCACATACTTCAATACAATTttgaatcattttaatttttcaatATGTCCATGCATTTCAATCATGATTTTTCCCCATTTCAGTAAAGGGGTTAGTTCAGTATAAAAAAAAACcgatttccgccactgaataaaaaatacaaaaaaggttattgcgactttttttctgacaatcctgactttttgtctccgaattgcataatacaaactcataattctgtctttttattctcagaattgtgagatataaactcaattgtaagTTTTAAAgaccaattatatatatatatatatatatatatatatatatatatatatatatatatatatcacaaagTTATAAACAGAAAAGTTGTaaattgtttatatcttacaattattactttatttctcaaaattgttagtttgtctcgctattctgactttataactcaaaattgcaagatgtaaattttttatatctcacaattacttttttctcaaaattgcttgcaattttgactttataactcacagttgtgagtttatatctcataattctgagaaaaaagttataaattgtttatatctcacaattaagagtttgtcttgcaattctgactataactcgcaagacttgtgagtttatatctcataactctgagaaaaaaggtcacaactgcaagatataaactcacaattctaaaaaaatgtgttaattatttctcaaaattgtggttttgtctcaaaattctgcctttataacttacaattgctagtttatatcctgcgattctgagaaaagcatcagaattgtttttattgtgcaattctgactttataactcgcaattgtaaggttatatctaataattctgagaaaaaaagtcacaaatgtgaTATAAAGCTcgtaaattgtgagtttatatctcacaattactttatttctcacaattgtgagtttatatctcataattctgagtaaaaaaagtcgcaattgcaagatataaactcgcaatgctGAGAAGAAAAGGCtataaattactttatttctcaaaattgtgagatttacatctagttaatatcatgcaattctgagaaaaacgtcagaatagtttttatcttgcaattctgacttttgcaattgtgagtttatatctcatgattacgataaaaaggttaaaaagtcgcaattaccttttaaatgttttattcggtgacagaaacaggcttccatagttaagagatatattaatgttttaagATCGTATCTAAAGGCTTCACACACTGAAACGTGTTTTATATTGCACAGTCATAGGGAAACCCATTCCTCATGCAGAGTGCAAATTATTGTCTTTTAGggatattattatcatttttattttaaatttttcttAATGTAATACCTGTGTGAATGAGCCATATGAACCTAGTTTCATAGTTTATGTCCCACCACTGGAGATGTGCTCAATGATAAGGTGGAGACCACTGAATATGACTACCTATGTAAccaatgtttaataaaataaacattttttttaaaatttgagGGGATTAATGTTACTCTCTAAGACAATGAAAATATGCTAAGGCACATTTATTCCAATACCAAAACTTTTTACTTTCACCCACCAAAATCTGTTTTAGACATTAAGTCTGTTCTGACACAAGCTGCTGATGTACTTACAGTAATTCCCACAACACACTTAAGGgcaaatgttttttctttcttatttgaCTTTGATGCAAAGGTGAAGGGAGAAGTTTGTTGCACAGAAAAACAGTCATTACAGAACAATCTGCATTTATTGAGaattattataatacaataatgtATAGCTTAAGTTGTTAATTTAGCAAGAGCAGTTTTAGTCACACAGATTTCTGCTCTCATTTTCAACAGTACAGCAAGCTGATAATGCTTAATAAAAAAGACACACAGAGAAAGAGTGCTGACTTATGATCTAGCTGACTATCAGTAACCCGTAAGTCACCGTATGGCACAAAAATCAGAAATTAAGGGGTCATTACAACACTCAACCCCTCGACCCGTGGTTTATGATTAAGAACTACTGTTCCTTTGCAACATCAGAGAGGAAAACAAGCATGTTACTGTCTTTTAACATAAGGTGACTTAGCTTCTCAGCAGAAACTCTGGATACGAGTGAAGTCAGCAAGACAGGAGGAAATCTTCTGGATTACTCCCAGCAGGTCTAAGCAtgagaaaaaaaacatcaagAGCTCAGTAAATCGACAGCAAACAAAATCAAATTCATCTTCAACCCTGCAAATCTAGAAAAAGACCTTGATGTGTTGACATAAACAGAAACTCTTGGATTTACACATTTAATTTCTCAACGTTCTTTCAGGTCAATGCACAGTTGGGAAACTATGGATTGTGAACAACTACACTAATAATTAAGAATTATTCCACccatgagaccatttttatccaTTTAGCCCAATGTATGTGGGAATGGGACACTCTTGAATTCAGGTATACCTTATCTTGCCGAAAGGAGACACCTAGAGGACATATTGCCTCCATTCAAATAAATCTCaataacggtaacactttacaataaggttcattagttaacattagttaaccacattagttaacatgaactaataatgaactgcacttatacagcatttattaatctttgttaatgttaatttcaacatttactaatgcattattaaaatcttgttaacattagttaatgcagtgtgaactaacatgaacaaacaatgaacaactgtatttccgttaactaacgttaatgaagattagtaaatacagtaactaatgtattggtcatggttagttcatgttagttaatacattaactaatgtttaactaatgaaccttattgtaaagtgttacctcaataacttataaaaaacaaaatgttaaaaagaaaatgattttatCTCCTATTTACTGGCACCTAGTAAAATAAAATCAAGCTTTCTGCAGGACGATGGGCCAAACAGATATTAAAAAACAGACTTTCAaataaaaaccaaataaaataaaaaaatcggaatttgatttttttatttgtgtttatcataaaatgatgaaaaaatacaataaagaaTATAAATGATTCCACTCATGTCTCAAAATGTAGGGTATTTTCTGTTAAATTAGACCTTTTTTTCAAATTACTCCAATATATGCGAGTAGGGTTTTAAATTCaggtatgccaaaaatcagtcaaaaatccaaaatatgccaAAGAGCTTAAGAGGTTAAATGCACAGTATTCTTTAGTAAGTCACTGTATGATGAGTTTTAAGTATTCACTTCATACACTGTTTTATAAATTTCGTAGACTTTGGAACAGAAAGAATGCAAAGATTAAAAGActtatttttttactcttttgTGCCAAGCGAATGTGAAACCGATTCAGTGATCAACAGaagatcacaaaaaaaaaaaaaaaccgaggTCTGGTTGAGATCCTTACACACTGTAAGCTGTGAGTCTAGCGCATGCGCATGTGCAGACTGTGCTTGGGCCCGTCCACGCGCTCCAGCTTCTCAAAATGTCTCCTGGCGTTCCTGATGTTGATGAGGGTGGCAGCAGACGCTGGAAGAGAGTAAGAGGGTTTGCTTTGTGTTTCTATGTGCTTTTCTTCAGTGTTATTTGGAGAGCAGACGGAGGAACAACAATTTAGAAGTGTTTTCAAACACAACAAAGGATAGTTTCTGCATATTATAGCAAAAGAGAGACAAGAATTCAGACCCAGGTA harbors:
- the gjb1b gene encoding connexin 31.7, with product MNWASFYAVISGVNRHSTGIGRIWLSVIFIFRIMVLVVAAESVWGDEKSGFTCNTQQPGCNSVCYDQFFPISHIRLWALQLILVSTPALLVAMHVAHRRHIEKKILKISGRGNAKDFENIKSQKFKITGALWWTYMISIVFRIVFEVVFLYIFYVIYPDIKMVRLVKCDSYPCPNTVDCFVSRPTEKTVFTIFMLAVSGICVLLNIAEIMYLIGRACMKYFQGGVGEPKAPWLTQKLATYKQNEINQLISEHSFKPRFNVGRKPPTDRSERCSAF